Part of the Phoenix dactylifera cultivar Barhee BC4 unplaced genomic scaffold, palm_55x_up_171113_PBpolish2nd_filt_p 000265F, whole genome shotgun sequence genome is shown below.
cgctgtgccaatcgttctcggtttggacccccagcaacacacatgaatagtggggtatgtatacttgcaactaatattaatacttttaatctttgagataatttaaagttatatgtatgatgaacatcctaattaaaaaaagataaaataaaataaaataataagtttattttaagtcttctcactgagtaaccgggcctcttgcctggcaagcagcaagtgttcgcgtaaaaatgtgaggatgattgagattaaattctgagtgactaatttggccttgaagcctagttaacttgagttattaagcctgttaggatatctctacacctagtgctaTGAGCCATCTAGATcgagagtcattggcctaacactcgctacataggtcagctagaaagcttaataaagctagatattgcacaagtcattcttcttagcattcagtctgataaaaaataaataaataaataaataaataaatatggggtGTTCGTTACTatttaactatagaaagtcttgaaaattggagtgatcatgttggaagtaagtgaaagccactcatttatatgatactatcttgcacctcactttattcttgacttgttagcagatagatggggtgtaatgaaacttgagttagagtctgtttaaatatgatagcaacaagtctctattgtccttgcaattctagtttcatatagtaatacttgttcaaatttcaagttaaaaattggaaatccctgactgatgaagtttgtgggtaacttcactgcaaacccttacgagacaacactcgtccactagggtaacctaggggtttaaaggcttgttgcacgtgctaagtgcaatcgtgattccctacgaaaatgggtacatatcttagttttgtgtatttagcttaaaaaaaaaaagagtcataagttagactacatctttttgtgccctcgttttatcgtttgctcgttaattgctagagactagcaataagctagttgaggGGTGTgataagagcacaaaagtgcaattttCATactattttaattagtattatagctaatcattaataataaaattgattaattaaatgttttatttgtgtttgagtgcaagtaatccaagcaTCCATTTCCAACCGACAAAGCAGCTGCACCGAGTCCAGCTACGTCCCAGCGTAGCACAGCAGCGATTCGCGCCCAAACAGCAAATTCCCAGCAGAGCCGAACCAACATGCAGCCACCTCCTTCCGCACTTCACTCGGTTTCACCAATTAATGAAACGAGCCTTTTCTTTTAGATCCTCCGCAGCGCGCTTCATCAAGGACCCGTCTGCATCATGTCCATTTCCTTCCCCGGTTCCGCATCCCAGCCATTGCATCTCATCCCGAGCAATCATCCGAGTCCCAGGTCCCACTTCCATCCTTCCGGATTTCCTCCTCTGCCTCTGCTTCCGCCCGCGATGAATGCCCAAGATTTCGTGATCCCAGCCATCCATGAAGCTTCCAATTCGGCCATCCTCTTCCGTTTCTAGCCATCAAGGAGCTCGTGAAGCCAGCCAtcatcttcttcaaccttccgCGCATCCCTCACGCGATCAGCACCCGTCCGCTTCTTTCCCCATTTCAAAAATCCTCCCAGCAAGGCGTGATCTCAGACACCATTTCCATCTTCTTCCACCCGTTCCAGCCGCATCCGCACCATGATCGGCAGCCTCCAAGTGATCCCACGGCTCCCTCCACGAATCCCGCGCCCGTctgccctcttcctcctccacgaTCCATCCCAGCAACTTCTTCCATTTCTAGCTCCATTGATCCGGCCATCAGCAATCAATCCGGCGCCCCAGCGGTCCGTGcgttcctcccatcgatcacggAAGACCCCAGCTCCATCCCGTGATCCACGTCCTagcgtccgccctctccttcctcccacggatcacgccatcatcccGGACGGTCCAACCTCCACCGCATCCAAGCAACCACGGTGCTCTTCATCTGAATCCACCTCCCGAGATCCCGCGTCCATTCCGAAGAAGAGATCCCGCGCACGATCCCAGGCGCCCGTTCCTCCTCCTATCCATGGCTGGCTTAAAGGCCCTGGTGATCTATAAGAgggggaggagaaggaaagatggGGGGAGTTCGGTTGGGGGCCAACGGGAGGGAAGCTCTgttccaaagaaaagaaaaagggagttTTGAGTTTAGTTTTGAGTTTGTGCTCCATTTTCAAACAGAGCACGTtgttgttcttctttttctttttaattttttgattttattttaattaagagcagtgttgtttttaattttaattaagagttttatttgtaactctttctgttgcaattttactggcgagttttattttaagagctttagatttgcaattttaatttatgttttttttcacattctataatttttcttttcatgcgaTATATGAAATTCTCTCTCATGCAATCTAGGTTCCAGGCTTTAATCTTCTTAAtcattgttttcatccatgccaaagtttttctttgaatagttaaatatttcatgaaatttataaatgctcttctattccaagtatttgtcttttcgtcattttcaaatggaaaaccttctctggtagactagagaattatttaacatcctcaaagtaatgtttttcttctaccattcaaaaatcgatttcgaatccgagtgaacgttctaatttttatgcaactccaatcgcctccctgtggatcgacctcttatgaccattattcttcgagtagaataggtaagagtataattaaattaaactttgtttgtcggttctaacaacgatctgtctagcatatttttaggtagacaggaatcggacgaacaccgGCCACTTGAGAagcaagaggagagggaggagaagaagaagggagaggaagaggaggagacggatAAGAGGGAGGAGGGCTCGTCGCGCCACCGGATGGCGGTCTTCTCGAATGGAAACGGCGAGCTTGGCGAGATCTTTCTGGATTCTTTTCTAGGACCGGACGGAGGATGCGACCCGGGCCTCGTCGCGCCACCGGATGGCGGTCTGGGGCTCGGACTGGGTTTCTTTGAGGGAGATGAGGACGGATCGGAAGGAGTCGTAGGCGTCGGCGAAGCGGAGGAAGTCGTCGAGGAGGCGGTCGGTCCAGGGGGTGGAGGAGCGGCGGCGGAGGGTGTCCTGGGCCTAGGGGAGCTGGTGGAGGTCGTCGAGGGAGGCGTGGAGGAGCTCGATCCGGGCGAGGCCGGCGCAGATCCAGTCCGGGAAGCCGGACTCCGGCTCCGGGCGGGACTGCCAAGACCGGAGGATACGGATCGAGATCGCGATctctacagagagagagagagaggcgatgGGTACCTTGGcgggggagaaggaggagggatcgggggcttgggtggcctgagaaggcatgaagcctacgccggagaagagggaagaagctCCATCGAACTGTCTATGAAGCAtggccgctctctctctctctctctcgcttcttGGAAGGGATCTGATCGAGAATCGGGAGGGGGTTTGAGGGAtcgggaggggggaggggatttgtagagaggaggggggagggggcgagcggcggagagagaaggggaggggggcGGCTGGATGGGTTAGGGATCGGGAGGAATTTGCAgcgaggagaggggaggggtataatggcctccgacgacgctttctaaagcatcgttgggaggaaaaaaaagaaaaaaaataagggaGATAGCTTCGGTTGGGGATTTTTTGCTTCCGCAAGCGTCGGCCCAAGCTACGGCttgcgacgacgcttataagcgtcggcggaacctttcgcgacgcttataagcgtcggcggaacctttcgcgacgcttataagcgtcgccggAAGCCACACCTACTGACTCTCTTTAAAAGAGTCGGCAAATTTTGGCGCTTAGCAAAAATTACCCACGCTTTTACTTAGCATCGGCAGACAAAAGTCGGAAAAAGTAATTTTTCCTGTAGTGGGTGTTGGGCTGAAGTTGGCTGGGGCTGCCGGCTTCAACCCAGTATCTCACAATTCCTGTGCTGCTTACGATGCCAATGACACCTCGCCACGGCCGAGGCCTACCAGCCCGGCGACGCTACCGAAGGGGCCTTTTGTTCTTCTCCCCGCACCCGAATTCAAAGTTTTTCAGCACGATGGAGGACGTCAAGGTGAGGGTCTCCTGCGCAAGGAAGCCAGCAGTGGAGGAACCGTCACTGTATTGGACAGCGTAGATGCAAGTCGATGATGCATCGCAATCTGAGCCGAATGAGAGGCAGACGGCTGAGCTGCATGATATATTGGCACAGGTAGACGATTGGGATGGGTCGAAGAGCGTCTCATTCTGGGAGTAGCACCCGCCAGCGCATGGCCTGCATTGGATCCACGAGATGTCGCTGCCGGTGTCGAAGATCACCGAGAAACTCTTTTTGGGAGTGCCGAAGCCCACCGTCACGATGTAGTCTGAGGTGCTGAACGAGAGGCCGACACGGTTGGGCACCGTGACGCCGGTCGATTTATCCTTCCTGGAAGCAGCGGTTATCCGGTTGTGGAGGGAAATGACCCGGGCTTGGTCACGGTGGAGGATCTGCCTGTGGTTCAGCTTTTGCCTGGTGTTGATGATGGGCGAGCAGGGGCCGTGCCGGTGAACGACCGTCAGCTTATTACCAGAGGATGCTGCAAGAGTTTGTGCAGAAACGCCAGAAGGATCTCTACCAAGCAGGCATCTTATAATTTGAAGTACATGTAACCGATGATTAGCATGTAATAGCTCAACTACAAATGTTTCACATATTTTAACTAGGAACGAGAAAACGGATCATTAGCATGCAACAGCTCAAATATATATTTGACATAATTTAGCTATTCAGGAATTACTAGGGTTCCGACTTCTTTTAGTCTCATTGCATATTCCTCCAATTTCAGACAAACTCTAGCTAGGTTCGGATAAATGAGCATGCTTGTGgacttagaaatccaggtaCATAGAGTCAGTAATTTTGGTCATACTTAGTGCTAAGCCCGGTCCGGCCTGTCCTACGAGCAGGTCTAGCGGTGACCATTGCCAAAGTGTCTTCATGAGATATTCCCAAATTTCCTTtgctttagattttcatttgatgatgattacgaaaaaaaaacaaaggcatCCAGATGATTCTTTCATTCTTCCCGACATATAGTCCATGCATACCCACCAACAAACACTATAATTTGGAGAAAAACTATTTGTATATTCATAGAGACACTGTCTGTAGTTATTAATATTATAATTCATGAATAATATAACTATACATAATATTCGTAATCCGTGAATTATCTTTGCTATCTTCAGACTTGCACTTGGTCCGCAGGTGAAACAGCGCGTCAAAAAGTTTACGACAAACTGGACTTTCAACAATCAAGTGGAATACATAAGAATTTTTAAtcctaaaataatataaaaaatctaAATCTTGTCATAATCACTTGCAGTGTCAAAAATATCATTTTAACCTATGATGGAGATTtgtatttaaatattatttcaATCCACCCAATATAGATCGAGACCGTATATAGTTCCTGTCATAGAATGCTCACCATaaaacataataaataaataaataaaagttatCGTACAAACCCTTGCTGTTTACACAAAAAATACAGAAAGAGAGGTTAAACATTATTCTACTCATTATCTTAGACCTTGATATATCAGTATGAACTATGATTGAATATCATAAAGAGCGTCTAAGTCACTTCCATATATACAACCTTATCCCAGCCCtcaattataatttattatgctCACCAATACAAATGACCTAATGTTAAGGTTATTTCATGCACTCGTTCGAGTTTAGTTTGCTTTTCCAAAGCAAGAGGAGGCTAGCTCGGATTGTTATAAAATAGAGTACTGAAGGGTGACGAGTCAAAAGCCAAAACCAATCAATTAACTGCTAGCGTTAAGAGAGTGTTAACCTCTGAGTTTGAGGCAGTTGCCGGCTTCAAAGAGTCGGATCTAAGGACATGATGGCCGTTTGCTTCTCCGTGGACGGCATACGGATTGCAATACAGAAGCAAGGAAAAGAGCAGGGAGCGGATGAAGGGGAGGAGAGCCGAAGCCATGGGTTCGTTGGCTAGGGATTGGTGTTAACCACTCTTTGGGAAGCTACCAATTTATAGAATTTCTAAGATCCCTCCTGCTTGGGAAATGCTCAGCTCTACATGGCTCGTGAAGACTTTGACTTGTGAAAGGTGCCTTGGATTGCAGGAACAATACTAATTGTCATATGCAATAATGAACAAATTCAGCCAACAATTGTGAAGGAGGAATTCCTCAATTTCCACAAAGCATGGTTGTTGTTCACGTTTATGAATTAACATGACATATAGAGTATACTTTTCAAAGGTCACAGAATCGATCGTTTCATCTGGGCCTTAAGAAAAAGAATCCTTGTTATCCAATAATGAAATCATTGAGGATAAATATTGCTTTGAAAGAAACATATGAGATAGAGATTTCAGCTAGCAAGTTTGCCACATTATTCTTCCTCTGTGGGAAGCCACCTCATGTTTCATTGATAAATGAAATGAGAAAAGGCAAAAAGCAGGAAGACCGGTAGAGGTGTGCAAAAAAACTATTGAAACTGCAAAACCGAGCCAACCCGTTATTTTGATGCAGTTTGGATCAGATTTTTTTACATTCAGTTTGATTTCGGTTTgcaaatttttgaaattgaaaaaatCAGTTCGATTttagtttaaattttaaaaatcatatatacatatacatacctatatacatatacatacatacatatatatatatatatatatatatatatatatatatatatatatatatatatatatatatatatatatatatatatatatatatatatatatatatatatgtttatctTTTCCTGCATTcttcttttgttattttttcgAGAGGAATTCTACTTTCAATTTCACATCCATATTTTCGCTCAAAAAAATTCAGGTGCATATTGGATGTTCATACTTCCCTTCCTTCTATGGTCACAGCTAGTTTCTTATGAATGATTAGGTTGACACCCTGTAAGTTGGTCCAGCCCACTCTTGGGAGGCCCATATAGCCCACTGGGGCTTTTTACCTCTTTGTTTTTGCAGGACTCAGGTGGTGTGCGCGTGAGAGGGTGTGCGGCAACAAAAACAAGGGGCTGTGGCTGAGAAAAAAAAAGCCCAAtggcacagagagagagagagagagagagagagagagagcacgacACAGGGGAAGACTGAAGGTGCGGAAAGAGCAGAAGATCTGAAGTTTGCACGTTGTACGgaaaaaaacaagtttttttttttcttgtatttcTTGGGTGTGATTTTTCACACGGAGATTTAACAAATTGGATTTCTATCTAAGAGTTGTATTAGATGCTATAGAAAATTATAGTATTCATTGTTAGGGATTTCATTACATTCTTGGGTTCATCACACTGTGGTGGTTTGGGTGAGATCATTGTTACTCTTAGGGTGGTGATATTGGAGTTTTTCCAATTTGTTGAGAACTCAAGTTTTGGGTATGAAGGATTTTTCCACGTAAATTTGGTGTGTTTTCTTTCTGCTCTTCAGGTGTTTGATATATTGCCTGTGAGAATATTACTTCTAGTTGATTTGGTAATTTTGGCTTAGTTTATTCTATAATATTTCTGTTTTAGCCCCAACAAGTCATATCAGAGCTGAGGTTGTGTGGGTGTAGAGATATTGTGAGAGTAGATGGAGAATTTTTCAGATAACATAATGAAACTTAGCgcttctaattattttatttggaaGCTGGCAACTGTCTCCTCTTTTCCTCGCTTCTGTATTGCAATCCGTATGCCGTCCACGGAGAAGCAAACAGCCATCATGTCCTTGGATCCGACTCTTTGAAGCCGGCAACTGCCTTCTCCAAACCCAAAGGTTAACACTTGTTGGGAAGCTGCCAATTTATAGAATTTGTAAGATCCCTCCTACTTGGAAAAAGGGATCTCAGCTCTACATGGCTCGCTACGTGAAGACTTTGACTTGTGAAAGGTGCCTTGCATCTACTGCATGGAACTTATCTCCATAGTTTGTTTGACTACACATATCTGACCTAAAAATGTAATCGTTGTCATGGATTGCAGGAATTATAATCATTGTCGTATGCAATAATGGACAAATTCAGCCAATAATGGTGAAGGAGGAATTCATCTATTTCCACAAAGAATGGTTGTTGTTCACGTTTATGAATTAACGTGACATATAGAGTATACTTTTCAAAGGTCACAGACAATATATCGTTTCATCAGGGCCTTAAAAAGGGAATCCTTGTTATCCAATAATGAAATCATTGAGGATAAATATTGCTTTGAAAGAAGCATATGAGATAGAGATTTCAGCTAGCAGGTTTGCCACATTATTCTTCCTCTTTGGGAAGCCACCTCATGTTTCATTTATAAATGAAATGAGAAAAGGCAAAAAACAGGAAGACAAGAAGAGGTGTGCAAAAAAAACTATTCAAACTGCAAAACCGAGCCAACCCGTTATTTTGATTCGGTTTGGATCAGATTTTTTCACCTTCAGTTTGGTTTCGGTTTgcaaatttttgaaattgaaaaaatCAATTCGATTttagtttaaattttaaaaatcatatatacatgtacacacacacacacatatatatatatgtttatctTTTCCTGCATTCTTCTTTCGTTATTTTTTTGAGAGGAATTCTACTTTCTATTTCACATCCATATTTTTGCTCAAAAAAATTCAGGTGCATATTGGATGTTTATACTCCCTACCTTCTATGGTCACAGCTAGTTGCTTAAGAATGATTAGGTTTCACCCTGTAAGTGGGTCCAGCCCACTCTTGGGAGGCCCATATAGCCTACTAGGGCTTTTTACCTCTTTGTTTTTGCAGGACTGGAGCAACAgcgcgcggggggggggggggggggggggggtggtgggggagagagggagagagagagagagagagagagagagcaagcaaCACAGGAGAAGACCGAACGCACAGAAAGAGCGGAAAATCTGAAGTTTGGCACGCCCTATGGAAGAAgaaacatgtttttttttcttgtctttcttgggTATGATTTTTCACACAGAGATTTAACAAATTAGATTTCTATCTAAGAGTTGTATTGGATGCTATAGAGAGTTGTAGTATTCATTGTTAGAGATCTCATTACGTTCTTGGGTACATCACAATGTAGTGGTTTGGATGAAATTATTGTTGCTCTTAGGGAGGTGATATTGAAGTTTGTCTAATTTGTTGAGGGCTCAAGTTTTGGGCATAAACT
Proteins encoded:
- the LOC103699444 gene encoding protein ASPARTIC PROTEASE IN GUARD CELL 1-like, translated to MAAFEILDTCYNFTGYSRIRVPAVALQFSAGVTFNVDASGILLFASPSQGCLAFASVDEDGLSMVGNMQQRTFDVVYDVAREMIGCLLGRDPSGVSAQTLAASSGNKLTVVHRHGPCSPIINTRQKLNHRQILHRDQARVISLHNRITAASRKDKSTGVTVPNRVGLSFSTSDYIVTVGFGTPKKSFSVIFDTGSDISWIQCRPCAGGCYSQNETLFDPSQSSTCANISCSSAVCLSFGSDCDASSTCIYAVQYSDGSSTAGFLAQETLTLTSSIVLKNFEFGCGEKNKRPLR